Proteins from a genomic interval of Gordonia sp. SL306:
- a CDS encoding TetR/AcrR family transcriptional regulator encodes MARTYNSELRARRALENRDRVLAVATEMFCGRGWVSTTMADVATDAGVTRQTVYQQFPNKLALLDACIDHALTAGEGIPVRELAEYRAMGNGPPEERLAAGARWLCAAHVRSAAIQNVLDEAAVTDPAAAQRLQVREANRWDEVQWALTVITGARPADAIVDAVWLLAARRNWLRLIAERGWTPGEWTEWFIGHARIDLSGGGSSPSVSSAQ; translated from the coding sequence GTGGCGCGCACCTACAACTCCGAACTCCGCGCCCGACGCGCGCTGGAGAACCGAGACCGGGTACTCGCGGTCGCCACCGAGATGTTCTGCGGCCGCGGGTGGGTTTCCACCACGATGGCCGACGTCGCGACCGACGCGGGTGTCACACGGCAGACCGTCTATCAGCAGTTCCCCAACAAGTTGGCCCTGCTCGACGCATGCATCGATCACGCGCTGACCGCGGGGGAGGGGATCCCGGTCCGCGAACTCGCCGAGTACCGGGCGATGGGGAACGGACCGCCCGAAGAGCGCCTCGCCGCGGGTGCGCGGTGGCTGTGTGCCGCGCACGTCAGGTCGGCGGCCATTCAGAACGTGCTGGATGAAGCTGCGGTGACCGATCCCGCCGCCGCACAGCGCCTCCAGGTGCGTGAGGCCAATCGATGGGACGAAGTGCAATGGGCGCTGACCGTGATCACCGGCGCTCGCCCCGCCGACGCGATCGTCGACGCGGTCTGGTTGCTGGCGGCCCGACGCAATTGGCTCCGGCTGATCGCCGAACGCGGGTGGACGCCCGGCGAATGGACCGAGTGGTTCATCGGCCACGCCCGCATCGACTTGTCCGGCGGCGGGTCTTCCCCCTCCGTCTCGTCGGCTCAGTAG